One Gossypium hirsutum isolate 1008001.06 chromosome A11, Gossypium_hirsutum_v2.1, whole genome shotgun sequence genomic window carries:
- the LOC121209625 gene encoding uncharacterized protein yields the protein MSDHLVVCVDRLTKPESLKSVNEPEVAGPSGEGSSIVAEPHVCAIDVEEVEEQGSCDEEEPLIQTVECRICQDEDNINNLETPCSCSGSLKFAHRKCVQRWCNEKGDITCEICHQPYQPGYTVPPPPPQPEVATIDISEWTVAGAPLGLHDQRILAVAAERRILEHGYDEYAEPDSSGTEFFHAAALTLMALLFLRHALYLTSGEEDDDLSRFISLFLLRAAGFLLPCYIVAWAISILQRRRQRQEAAAIAAADVAVMIQATQSQAIHYSIAAGPSVTHQQEQPQSIH from the exons ATGAGTGATCATCTTGTTGTATGCGTGGACCGTCTCACGAAACCCGAAAGTTTGAAATCAGTGAATGAACCCGAGGTTGCGGGACCTTCGGGTGAAGGTTCTTCTATAGTTGCTGAGCCACATGTTTGTGCTATTGATGTTGAGGAAGTGGAGGAACAAGGGTCATGTGACGAAGAAGAACCACTCATCCAGACGGTTGAATGCCGTATCTGCCAGGACGAGGACAACATTAACAATTTGGAAACACCTTGTTCATGCAGTGGCAGTTTGAAG TTTGCTCATAGGAAATGTGTTCAACGTTGGTGCAATGAGAAAGGAGACATAACATGTGAGATATGTCATCAG CCTTATCAACCAGGATATACTGTGCCACCACCTCCCCCTCAGCCAGAGGTTGCTACAATTGATATCAG TGAGTGGACGGTCGCTGGTGCTCCTTTGGGTTTACACGACCAACGGATTTTAGCTGTGGCAGCAGAACGCCGTATTTTGGAGCATGGCTATGATGAATATGCTGAGCCCGATTCTAGTGGAACTGAATTTTTCCATGCTGCTGCCTTAACC CTAATGGCTCTTCTATTCTTGAGGCATGCTTTGTACCTAACCAGTGGAGAAGAGGACGATGATTTATCTCGTTTTATCTCT CTTTTCCTGCTCCGAGCTGCCGGTTTTCTTCTCCCCTGTTACATCGTGGCCTGGGCTATCAGCATATTGCAGCGCCGTAGACAGCGACAG GAAGCCGCAGCTATCGCAGCGGCTGATGTTGCAGTAATGATACAGGCAACACAATCTCAGGCCATACATTACAGTATAGCAGCAGGACCTTCAGTGACTCATCAACAAGAGCAACCTCAGTCCATACATTAA